A window of the Gossypium hirsutum isolate 1008001.06 chromosome A05, Gossypium_hirsutum_v2.1, whole genome shotgun sequence genome harbors these coding sequences:
- the LOC107957001 gene encoding transcriptional regulator ATRX homolog isoform X6 — protein MPSEDSKSVKKEEPEEDNEDLKSLSSMGENRKKKPSSNSNNAAISNSKLRPKEAKVKKEEPIETDDEDEKPISKRSSATKATKPKKEESDDEDEKPISKRSSATKADKEKEMKKKKKKGEEKKAAAGKEVKREKKVYDLPGQKRDPPEERDPLRIFYETMYQQIPHSEMAQFWSKELQLACCIQHALMILICLGIAETGSLFVFGDKVVANLGFGEAKNATMPSMINTLPYSEEVACGGYHTCVVTIR, from the exons ATGCCATCTGAGGACTCGAAGTCAGTGAAAAAGGAGGAACCCGAAGAGGATAATGAGGACCTCAAAAGCCTGAGTTCGATGGGGGAGAATCGTAAGAAGAAACCCTCGAGTAATAGCAACAATGCTGCTATTTCTAACTCGAAATTGCGTCCTAAAGAAGCCAAAGTGAAGAAAGAAGAGCCGATAGAGACTGATGATGAAGACGAAAAACCCATCTCTAAAAGGAGCTCCGCTACTAAAGCGACCAAGCCCAAGAAGGAAGAGAGCGACGATGAAGACGAAAAACCAATCTCCAAAAGGAGCTCCGCTACTAAAGCAGATAAG gaaaaagaaatgaagaaaaagaagaaaaagggggaAGAAAAGAAAGCGGCTGCTGGGAAGGAAGTGAAGCGGGAGAAGAAGGTTTATGATTTGCCCGGTCAGAAGAGGGATCCTCCTGAGGAG AGGGATCCACTGCGGATATTTTATGAAACAATGTACCAGCAAATTCCCCATAGTGAAATGGCACAATTCTG GTCAAAAGAGTTGCAGCTGGCTTGTTGCATTCAACATGCATTGATG ATCTTAATTTGTCTAGGTATTGCAGAAACTGGGTCTTTGTTTGTGTTTGGGGATAAAGTGGTAGCTAATCTT GGATTTGGGGAGGCCAAGAATGCAACCATGCCATCCATGATCAATACATTGCCATATTCAGAAGAAGTTGCATGTGGTGGCTACCACACTTGTGTTGTAACAA TCAGGTGA
- the LOC107957001 gene encoding transcriptional regulator ATRX homolog isoform X5 yields MPSEDSKSVKKEEPEEDNEDLKSLSSMGENRKKKPSSNSNNAAISNSKLRPKEAKVKKEEPIETDDEDEKPISKRSSATKATKPKKEESDDEDEKPISKRSSATKADKEKEMKKKKKKGEEKKAAAGKEVKREKKVYDLPGQKRDPPEERDPLRIFYETMYQQIPHSEMAQFWSKELQLACCIQHALMILICLGIAETGSLFVFGDKVVANLGFGEAKNATMPSMINTLPYSEEVACGGYHTCVVTSDRDSV; encoded by the exons ATGCCATCTGAGGACTCGAAGTCAGTGAAAAAGGAGGAACCCGAAGAGGATAATGAGGACCTCAAAAGCCTGAGTTCGATGGGGGAGAATCGTAAGAAGAAACCCTCGAGTAATAGCAACAATGCTGCTATTTCTAACTCGAAATTGCGTCCTAAAGAAGCCAAAGTGAAGAAAGAAGAGCCGATAGAGACTGATGATGAAGACGAAAAACCCATCTCTAAAAGGAGCTCCGCTACTAAAGCGACCAAGCCCAAGAAGGAAGAGAGCGACGATGAAGACGAAAAACCAATCTCCAAAAGGAGCTCCGCTACTAAAGCAGATAAG gaaaaagaaatgaagaaaaagaagaaaaagggggaAGAAAAGAAAGCGGCTGCTGGGAAGGAAGTGAAGCGGGAGAAGAAGGTTTATGATTTGCCCGGTCAGAAGAGGGATCCTCCTGAGGAG AGGGATCCACTGCGGATATTTTATGAAACAATGTACCAGCAAATTCCCCATAGTGAAATGGCACAATTCTG GTCAAAAGAGTTGCAGCTGGCTTGTTGCATTCAACATGCATTGATG ATCTTAATTTGTCTAGGTATTGCAGAAACTGGGTCTTTGTTTGTGTTTGGGGATAAAGTGGTAGCTAATCTT GGATTTGGGGAGGCCAAGAATGCAACCATGCCATCCATGATCAATACATTGCCATATTCAGAAGAAGTTGCATGTGGTGGCTACCACACTTGTGTTGTAACAA GTGACCGAGATTccgtttaa
- the LOC107957001 gene encoding transcriptional regulator ATRX homolog isoform X1, with product MPSEDSKSVKKEEPEEDNEDLKSLSSMGENRKKKPSSNSNNAAISNSKLRPKEAKVKKEEPIETDDEDEKPISKRSSATKATKPKKEESDDEDEKPISKRSSATKADKEKEMKKKKKKGEEKKAAAGKEVKREKKVYDLPGQKRDPPEERDPLRIFYETMYQQIPHSEMAQFCEYTPRLIKKLEGIRVKRVAAGLLHSTCIDGIAETGSLFVFGDKVVANLGFGEAKNATMPSMINTLPYSEEVACGGYHTCVVTSDRDSV from the exons ATGCCATCTGAGGACTCGAAGTCAGTGAAAAAGGAGGAACCCGAAGAGGATAATGAGGACCTCAAAAGCCTGAGTTCGATGGGGGAGAATCGTAAGAAGAAACCCTCGAGTAATAGCAACAATGCTGCTATTTCTAACTCGAAATTGCGTCCTAAAGAAGCCAAAGTGAAGAAAGAAGAGCCGATAGAGACTGATGATGAAGACGAAAAACCCATCTCTAAAAGGAGCTCCGCTACTAAAGCGACCAAGCCCAAGAAGGAAGAGAGCGACGATGAAGACGAAAAACCAATCTCCAAAAGGAGCTCCGCTACTAAAGCAGATAAG gaaaaagaaatgaagaaaaagaagaaaaagggggaAGAAAAGAAAGCGGCTGCTGGGAAGGAAGTGAAGCGGGAGAAGAAGGTTTATGATTTGCCCGGTCAGAAGAGGGATCCTCCTGAGGAG AGGGATCCACTGCGGATATTTTATGAAACAATGTACCAGCAAATTCCCCATAGTGAAATGGCACAATTCTG tGAATATACACCAAGGCTTATAAAGAAATTAGAGGGTATCAGG GTCAAAAGAGTTGCAGCTGGCTTGTTGCATTCAACATGCATTGATG GTATTGCAGAAACTGGGTCTTTGTTTGTGTTTGGGGATAAAGTGGTAGCTAATCTT GGATTTGGGGAGGCCAAGAATGCAACCATGCCATCCATGATCAATACATTGCCATATTCAGAAGAAGTTGCATGTGGTGGCTACCACACTTGTGTTGTAACAA GTGACCGAGATTccgtttaa
- the LOC107957001 gene encoding transcriptional regulator ATRX homolog isoform X4: MPSEDSKSVKKEEPEEDNEDLKSLSSMGENRKKKPSSNSNNAAISNSKLRPKEAKVKKEEPIETDDEDEKPISKRSSATKATKPKKEESDDEDEKPISKRSSATKADKEKEMKKKKKKGEEKKAAAGKEVKREKKVYDLPGQKRDPPEERDPLRIFYETMYQQIPHSEMAQFCEYTPRLIKKLEGIRVKRVAAGLLHSTCIDETGSLFVFGDKVVANLGFGEAKNATMPSMINTLPYSEEVACGGYHTCVVTIR, from the exons ATGCCATCTGAGGACTCGAAGTCAGTGAAAAAGGAGGAACCCGAAGAGGATAATGAGGACCTCAAAAGCCTGAGTTCGATGGGGGAGAATCGTAAGAAGAAACCCTCGAGTAATAGCAACAATGCTGCTATTTCTAACTCGAAATTGCGTCCTAAAGAAGCCAAAGTGAAGAAAGAAGAGCCGATAGAGACTGATGATGAAGACGAAAAACCCATCTCTAAAAGGAGCTCCGCTACTAAAGCGACCAAGCCCAAGAAGGAAGAGAGCGACGATGAAGACGAAAAACCAATCTCCAAAAGGAGCTCCGCTACTAAAGCAGATAAG gaaaaagaaatgaagaaaaagaagaaaaagggggaAGAAAAGAAAGCGGCTGCTGGGAAGGAAGTGAAGCGGGAGAAGAAGGTTTATGATTTGCCCGGTCAGAAGAGGGATCCTCCTGAGGAG AGGGATCCACTGCGGATATTTTATGAAACAATGTACCAGCAAATTCCCCATAGTGAAATGGCACAATTCTG tGAATATACACCAAGGCTTATAAAGAAATTAGAGGGTATCAGG GTCAAAAGAGTTGCAGCTGGCTTGTTGCATTCAACATGCATTGATG AAACTGGGTCTTTGTTTGTGTTTGGGGATAAAGTGGTAGCTAATCTT GGATTTGGGGAGGCCAAGAATGCAACCATGCCATCCATGATCAATACATTGCCATATTCAGAAGAAGTTGCATGTGGTGGCTACCACACTTGTGTTGTAACAA TCAGGTGA
- the LOC107957001 gene encoding transcriptional regulator ATRX homolog isoform X2, with the protein MPSEDSKSVKKEEPEEDNEDLKSLSSMGENRKKKPSSNSNNAAISNSKLRPKEAKVKKEEPIETDDEDEKPISKRSSATKATKPKKEESDDEDEKPISKRSSATKADKEKEMKKKKKKGEEKKAAAGKEVKREKKVYDLPGQKRDPPEERDPLRIFYETMYQQIPHSEMAQFCEYTPRLIKKLEGIRVKRVAAGLLHSTCIDETGSLFVFGDKVVANLGFGEAKNATMPSMINTLPYSEEVACGGYHTCVVTSDRDSV; encoded by the exons ATGCCATCTGAGGACTCGAAGTCAGTGAAAAAGGAGGAACCCGAAGAGGATAATGAGGACCTCAAAAGCCTGAGTTCGATGGGGGAGAATCGTAAGAAGAAACCCTCGAGTAATAGCAACAATGCTGCTATTTCTAACTCGAAATTGCGTCCTAAAGAAGCCAAAGTGAAGAAAGAAGAGCCGATAGAGACTGATGATGAAGACGAAAAACCCATCTCTAAAAGGAGCTCCGCTACTAAAGCGACCAAGCCCAAGAAGGAAGAGAGCGACGATGAAGACGAAAAACCAATCTCCAAAAGGAGCTCCGCTACTAAAGCAGATAAG gaaaaagaaatgaagaaaaagaagaaaaagggggaAGAAAAGAAAGCGGCTGCTGGGAAGGAAGTGAAGCGGGAGAAGAAGGTTTATGATTTGCCCGGTCAGAAGAGGGATCCTCCTGAGGAG AGGGATCCACTGCGGATATTTTATGAAACAATGTACCAGCAAATTCCCCATAGTGAAATGGCACAATTCTG tGAATATACACCAAGGCTTATAAAGAAATTAGAGGGTATCAGG GTCAAAAGAGTTGCAGCTGGCTTGTTGCATTCAACATGCATTGATG AAACTGGGTCTTTGTTTGTGTTTGGGGATAAAGTGGTAGCTAATCTT GGATTTGGGGAGGCCAAGAATGCAACCATGCCATCCATGATCAATACATTGCCATATTCAGAAGAAGTTGCATGTGGTGGCTACCACACTTGTGTTGTAACAA GTGACCGAGATTccgtttaa
- the LOC107957001 gene encoding transcriptional regulator ATRX homolog isoform X3 — protein sequence MPSEDSKSVKKEEPEEDNEDLKSLSSMGENRKKKPSSNSNNAAISNSKLRPKEAKVKKEEPIETDDEDEKPISKRSSATKATKPKKEESDDEDEKPISKRSSATKADKEKEMKKKKKKGEEKKAAAGKEVKREKKVYDLPGQKRDPPEERDPLRIFYETMYQQIPHSEMAQFCEYTPRLIKKLEGIRVKRVAAGLLHSTCIDGIAETGSLFVFGDKVVANLGFGEAKNATMPSMINTLPYSEEVACGGYHTCVVTIR from the exons ATGCCATCTGAGGACTCGAAGTCAGTGAAAAAGGAGGAACCCGAAGAGGATAATGAGGACCTCAAAAGCCTGAGTTCGATGGGGGAGAATCGTAAGAAGAAACCCTCGAGTAATAGCAACAATGCTGCTATTTCTAACTCGAAATTGCGTCCTAAAGAAGCCAAAGTGAAGAAAGAAGAGCCGATAGAGACTGATGATGAAGACGAAAAACCCATCTCTAAAAGGAGCTCCGCTACTAAAGCGACCAAGCCCAAGAAGGAAGAGAGCGACGATGAAGACGAAAAACCAATCTCCAAAAGGAGCTCCGCTACTAAAGCAGATAAG gaaaaagaaatgaagaaaaagaagaaaaagggggaAGAAAAGAAAGCGGCTGCTGGGAAGGAAGTGAAGCGGGAGAAGAAGGTTTATGATTTGCCCGGTCAGAAGAGGGATCCTCCTGAGGAG AGGGATCCACTGCGGATATTTTATGAAACAATGTACCAGCAAATTCCCCATAGTGAAATGGCACAATTCTG tGAATATACACCAAGGCTTATAAAGAAATTAGAGGGTATCAGG GTCAAAAGAGTTGCAGCTGGCTTGTTGCATTCAACATGCATTGATG GTATTGCAGAAACTGGGTCTTTGTTTGTGTTTGGGGATAAAGTGGTAGCTAATCTT GGATTTGGGGAGGCCAAGAATGCAACCATGCCATCCATGATCAATACATTGCCATATTCAGAAGAAGTTGCATGTGGTGGCTACCACACTTGTGTTGTAACAA TCAGGTGA